The Streptomyces sp. NBC_00483 genome contains the following window.
CGCAGCATCCCCGCGGACCGGCTTACCTCGACGCCCCGTCGAGGAAGTCGAGAACCGCCTCCCCGGCCTCCGTCCGGCACTCCTCGAAGTAGGCATGGCGCGCGCCGGGGAACAGCCGCGTCGTGGCATCGGGGATGCGGGCGGCGACCAGCGGCAGATTGTCCGGCGGGGTGAGCCGGTCCTGGTCGCCGTGAAGGATGAGCGTGGGCGCGGTGATGTGCGGCAGCGCGTCCCATGCGTCGTGCCGGTTGCTGGCGCGCAGGTGGCCGCGGCGGGCGTGCGGCGGCATGTCCGGGTCGCCGAGTGTGCCGTACGGGCCGGGGTGGGCGGCGCGCCAGGCAGGTGTGTACATGAGGTCGGTCAGCGCCTCCTCGGCGGCGCCCGGTTCGGGACTGACCAGCGCGCGGCGCACTTCGGCGGCGCGCTCCACCGCGTGCGGCCCGCCGGGTGAGGTGCAGCCGAGGACGAGCCGCCGGACCCTGTCGGGGTGCCGCGCGGCGACCCATTGCGCGACCCGCCCGCCCATGGAGGTGCCGTACAGGTCGGTGCGCTCGATCCCGAGGGCGTCGAGCACGGCGATCACGTCGTCCGCGAACTGACGGGTGGAGTAACCCTCTTGAGCCTCGGGCTTGTCACTGGCGCCCGTACCCCGGTAGTCGAGCGTGATCGTCCGGTGGGTCGGGTGGAAGTCGTCGCGTACGGCGTCCCACCAGTGGTGGTGGTTGGCCTGTCCGGCGAGGAGGACGAGGGGGTGGCCGGTGCCGCGGGTCTGGTAGGCGATCGTGGTGCCGTCGGCCGCGGGCGCGGTGGCTTCGAGGTGGTGGGTGTCAGGCATGGTTCTCCTGGGGCGCTGTTCGTGGAAGGTGTCGTGATCGTCGGGTGTCACTGCTGGTGTCACTGCTCCCCCGCCGCCCGGTCCTCCGTCTCGGGGAGCCGCGCCGAGGGCCATCTGCCGCTCTCCACGGCGGCGTTGACCTGGCGCACCAGTTCCTGCGCGACGACGTTCACGGCGGGCGGTGTGCGACCGGTGCGGGGCGTGCCCAGCACGATGGAGCGCCACGCGGCGGGCTCGCACAGGGGCGCGGCGCTGAGCTCGCCGGCCGCGACGTCCTCGGCGATGCCCACGCCGGGCAGGATCGTCCAGCCGTGCCCGGCCCGGGCGAGTTGCTTCTGTACGGGCATCGAGTTGGTCTGCGCCGCGACCTCGATGTGGGCGCCCGCGCGGGCCGCCGCCGATTCGATGAGCGCGCGCAGCGCGTGTCCGGACGTCGGCATCACCAGCGGGCGCGCCGCCGCATCGGCGAACGGAACGGGGCGCTCGGCGCGGAGCCCGGCCGCCGGCGGGGCCGCCACCCACAGCCGCTCGCGCACCAGGGGCCGTACGTTCAGGGAGGGCGCCCTGTCGAGGTTGTAGAGCAGCGACAGATCGAGGTCACCGTCGTCGAGCCACTGTTGCAGATGGCCCGAGTACGCGGTCATCACCCGCAGCTGCACGCCCGGGTGGGCCTCGCGCATGGCCGTCACCAGTGGTTCCGCGAGCAGTCCGAGGGTGCTCTCCAGCAGGCCGACGGTCACGATGCCGGACACCTCGCCGGGCGTGGGCCGCACCTCCGCGCGGGCGCGCTCCAGCTCGTGCAGCGCCCGCCGGGCCCGCTCCACGACGGCCGCTCCGGCCTCGGTCGGCCGCATGCCCTGCCGGGTCCGCTCGAAGAGCGGCACGCCCAACTCCTCCTCCAGGGTGCGGATCTGGCGGGTGACGGCGGGCTGCACGAGGTGCAGGACCGTCGCGGCCCGCGTGACGCTGCCGACCTCGGCCACTGTCACCAGCGCCTTGAGCTGTTTGATGTCCATCGCGTCCCGCCCCTCGCCTGCCATCCGCGCCGCGCATGGTGGCATCACGATTTGCTATTTCCCGAGCATTGCCATGAAGACCCATGATGTTAGTCGTCACGGAGCGGCCGCCTGCCGGCCACCCCGTGCACCCCACATGACCACCCCCGCTCCTGGAGGTCACCGCATGACCGGGACGACCGACCGTGCCGCCGCACCGCCGCAGCACCCGCTGTCCGGGATCACCGTCGTCAGCCTCGAACAGGCCGTGGCCGCCCCCTTCGCCACGCGCCAACTCGCCGACCTCGGCGCCCGCGTCATCAAGGTGGAGCGGCCCGACGGCGGCGACTTCGCCCGCCGCTACGACTCCACGGTGCACGGCGAGTCGAGCTATTTCGTCTGGCTGAACCGCGGCAAGGAGTCGCTGACGCTGGACGTGAAGTCGCCGGCCGGGCGCGAGCTCCTCGACGAACTCCTCGCGGACGCCGATGTGTTCGTGCAGAACCTCGGCCCTGGCGCCGCCGCCCGCCTCGGCCTCGACGCGGCCACGCTGGCCGCGAAGTACCCGCGCCTGATCCCGTGCACCGTCTCCGGCTACGGCACCAGCGGGCCCTGGGCCGACCGCAAGGCGTACGACATGCTGGTGCAGTGCCAGACCGGTCTGGTCTCGCTCACCGGCACGGCGCGCGAGGCCGCGCGGGCGGGCGTGTCGATCGCCGACATCGCCGCCGGGATGTACGCCTACACCGGAATCCTCACCGCCCTGTTCACCCGCGCGACCACGGGTGTCGCCCGCGCGGT
Protein-coding sequences here:
- a CDS encoding alpha/beta fold hydrolase, encoding MPDTHHLEATAPAADGTTIAYQTRGTGHPLVLLAGQANHHHWWDAVRDDFHPTHRTITLDYRGTGASDKPEAQEGYSTRQFADDVIAVLDALGIERTDLYGTSMGGRVAQWVAARHPDRVRRLVLGCTSPGGPHAVERAAEVRRALVSPEPGAAEEALTDLMYTPAWRAAHPGPYGTLGDPDMPPHARRGHLRASNRHDAWDALPHITAPTLILHGDQDRLTPPDNLPLVAARIPDATTRLFPGARHAYFEECRTEAGEAVLDFLDGASR
- a CDS encoding LysR family transcriptional regulator, whose product is MPPCAARMAGEGRDAMDIKQLKALVTVAEVGSVTRAATVLHLVQPAVTRQIRTLEEELGVPLFERTRQGMRPTEAGAAVVERARRALHELERARAEVRPTPGEVSGIVTVGLLESTLGLLAEPLVTAMREAHPGVQLRVMTAYSGHLQQWLDDGDLDLSLLYNLDRAPSLNVRPLVRERLWVAAPPAAGLRAERPVPFADAAARPLVMPTSGHALRALIESAAARAGAHIEVAAQTNSMPVQKQLARAGHGWTILPGVGIAEDVAAGELSAAPLCEPAAWRSIVLGTPRTGRTPPAVNVVAQELVRQVNAAVESGRWPSARLPETEDRAAGEQ
- a CDS encoding CaiB/BaiF CoA transferase family protein; translated protein: MTGTTDRAAAPPQHPLSGITVVSLEQAVAAPFATRQLADLGARVIKVERPDGGDFARRYDSTVHGESSYFVWLNRGKESLTLDVKSPAGRELLDELLADADVFVQNLGPGAAARLGLDAATLAAKYPRLIPCTVSGYGTSGPWADRKAYDMLVQCQTGLVSLTGTAREAARAGVSIADIAAGMYAYTGILTALFTRATTGVARAVEVSLFEALAEWMGQPANYTRYGGTQPPRIGTQHATIAPYGAYTARDGKQILISVQNEREWRALCEQFLKRPELTADPRFATGSDRVAHRDELNVLIAERFQECEGADAAEALDTAGIANAGVNDVAEFLDHPVLAGRGRWHEVGTPGGPVQALRPPADLAGIDPRMDPVPALGEHTERLLAERGRTAEQIADLRAAGAI